In Aquiflexum balticum DSM 16537, a single genomic region encodes these proteins:
- a CDS encoding DNA topoisomerase IV, with the protein MYYRFGKVFHFLSVLLFIIIFLYTYSALPDQVAYEIDSQGSMSKIISKNTFFYSGIILFLVLNVILITPGKLIENQSTKNIKRLFPIGDVFRDYMLTWIYSFVGIINISLCIMSIFVLSINNQNEISSGEFNFFFYLIPVFFVVWIVGLFWILLQKFKSLQSN; encoded by the coding sequence ATGTATTATCGATTCGGAAAAGTATTTCATTTCTTATCAGTCCTGCTTTTTATAATTATTTTTCTTTACACCTATTCTGCTTTACCTGATCAGGTAGCTTATGAAATTGACAGTCAGGGATCGATGTCAAAAATTATTTCCAAAAACACCTTTTTTTATTCTGGAATAATTCTATTTCTAGTATTAAATGTAATTTTAATTACACCTGGTAAACTTATTGAAAATCAAAGTACTAAAAACATCAAAAGACTTTTCCCTATCGGGGATGTGTTCAGAGATTATATGTTGACATGGATTTACAGCTTTGTTGGAATCATCAATATTTCACTTTGTATCATGAGTATATTTGTACTTAGCATCAACAACCAAAATGAAATAAGTTCGGGAGAATTCAACTTTTTCTTTTACTTAATCCCTGTATTTTTTGTAGTTTGGATTGTTGGATTGTTTTGGATTTTGCTCCAAAAATTCAAATCCTTGCAGTCAAATTAA
- a CDS encoding DNA topoisomerase IV subunit B translates to MAENVQYNEDSIKSLDWREHIRLRPGMYIGKLGDGSAQDDGIYVLVKEVLDNSIDEHMMGYGKTIDIKISEHRVEVRDYGRGIPLGKVIDCVSKINTGGKYDSGAFQKSVGLNGVGTKAVNALSDYFKVQSYREGETKVAEFEKGILKEDRKVEKSSERNGTKIIFTPDASVFKNYHFIPEYLENQIWNYAFLNAGLTINYNGKKFFSERGLYDLLMRKVDEDSIRYPIIHLKGTDIEMSMTHSNQYGEEYYSFVNGQFTTQGGTHLAAFREAIVKTIREFYKKDYDASDIRQSVVAAIAVRVQEPVFESQTKTKLGSQSIGPDGPTLRTFVNDFVKTALDNYLHKNPATADALLKRILQSERERKEISGIKKLANERAKKANLHNKKLRDCRVHYDDPKANEEARNQTMLFLTEGDSASGSITKSRDVQTQAVFSLRGKPLNCYGMTKKVVYENEEFNLLQHALNIEDGIENLRYRKIVIATDADVDGMHIRLLIMTYFLQFFPDLVKNGHLFILDTPLFRVRNKKETIYCYTDEERQRAIHKLGKTAEITRFKGLGEISPGEFGKFIGEEIRLDPIILKKETKIADLLSFYMGKNTPDRQVFIIDNLKIEKDIVHDDPSVNQASAEEESEAA, encoded by the coding sequence ATGGCAGAAAACGTTCAGTACAATGAGGACAGCATCAAGTCGTTGGATTGGAGAGAGCATATCAGGTTGAGGCCGGGGATGTATATCGGTAAACTTGGGGACGGCAGCGCACAGGATGATGGTATATATGTATTGGTCAAAGAGGTTCTTGACAACAGTATCGACGAACACATGATGGGCTATGGGAAAACCATAGATATAAAAATTTCCGAACACCGGGTAGAAGTAAGGGATTATGGCAGGGGGATTCCTTTGGGCAAAGTGATAGACTGTGTTTCCAAAATCAATACAGGTGGAAAATATGACTCAGGAGCATTTCAGAAATCAGTCGGGCTGAACGGCGTCGGTACCAAAGCTGTCAATGCCCTTTCAGATTATTTCAAGGTCCAATCTTATAGAGAAGGAGAAACCAAAGTGGCTGAATTCGAAAAAGGTATTTTGAAGGAAGACAGAAAGGTAGAAAAGTCGTCTGAAAGAAATGGAACAAAAATCATTTTTACTCCTGACGCATCTGTTTTCAAAAATTATCATTTTATACCTGAATATCTCGAAAACCAAATTTGGAATTATGCATTCCTGAACGCAGGCCTGACTATTAATTATAACGGCAAAAAGTTTTTCTCTGAAAGGGGTCTTTATGACCTGTTGATGCGAAAAGTGGATGAAGACTCTATCCGTTACCCTATCATTCATCTTAAAGGGACAGATATAGAAATGTCCATGACCCATAGCAACCAATATGGGGAAGAATATTACTCCTTTGTCAACGGGCAGTTTACTACGCAGGGCGGTACCCACTTGGCAGCATTCAGAGAAGCGATTGTAAAGACCATCAGGGAATTTTACAAAAAGGATTATGATGCTTCGGATATCCGTCAAAGTGTAGTTGCAGCTATTGCAGTACGGGTTCAGGAGCCTGTTTTTGAATCCCAGACCAAAACCAAATTGGGTTCACAGAGTATCGGGCCTGATGGACCTACGTTAAGAACTTTTGTCAATGATTTTGTAAAAACAGCACTGGACAATTATTTACATAAAAATCCCGCAACTGCGGACGCTTTATTAAAGCGGATTTTGCAATCTGAAAGAGAGAGAAAAGAAATTTCAGGAATCAAAAAACTGGCTAATGAAAGGGCTAAGAAAGCCAATCTTCATAACAAAAAACTCCGGGATTGCAGGGTACATTATGATGACCCCAAAGCCAATGAGGAAGCAAGAAATCAGACCATGCTTTTCCTTACAGAAGGTGATTCTGCCTCAGGTTCCATCACCAAATCAAGGGATGTGCAGACACAGGCAGTTTTCTCTCTTAGGGGAAAACCACTGAACTGTTATGGAATGACCAAAAAAGTGGTCTATGAAAATGAGGAGTTTAACCTGCTTCAGCATGCATTGAATATTGAGGATGGCATTGAAAATTTACGATACAGAAAAATAGTGATTGCCACGGATGCAGATGTGGACGGGATGCATATCCGTTTGCTGATTATGACTTACTTCCTTCAGTTTTTTCCTGATTTGGTTAAAAATGGTCACCTGTTTATCTTGGATACGCCGCTTTTTAGGGTGAGAAATAAAAAAGAGACCATCTATTGCTATACCGACGAAGAACGACAGCGGGCCATCCATAAATTGGGTAAAACAGCTGAAATCACCAGATTCAAAGGTTTGGGTGAAATTTCCCCAGGAGAATTCGGGAAATTTATTGGTGAGGAAATCCGACTAGATCCAATTATTCTCAAAAAGGAAACAAAAATTGCCGACCTGCTAAGTTTCTACATGGGCAAAAACACCCCTGACCGTCAGGTATTTATCATCGATAACCTGAAAATAGAAAAAGACATCGTCCACGATGACCCAAGCGTCAACCAAGCATCTGCAGAGGAGGAAAGTGAAGCGGCATAA